One Methanobrevibacter millerae DNA window includes the following coding sequences:
- a CDS encoding Ig-like domain-containing protein → MKRKILLLICLILFIVSIAGVSAVDDLNQTVDEDTLSVSFNEDSIVSLDDKDTIDLQKMIDDAENGSSITLEKDYKLNFIASSGGLHVNKVLTIEGNGHVIDALGLSRIFYVGSDSITLKNIAFKHGSAEEEGGAIYSIGDINLFGCSLIDCHAEYGGAVYSLGNVNLVDCTITNCHGSGSGAVYADSVNAVRTSFLNCISHDMGAGIFSGGDVTLVDCKFENCKNEESVGGAVYSVKGNVSAIGSTFLNCFSEFWGAAIFGEKNIDVVNCTFLANTGEGFGHYIGGGAIYSSGNLTVLTSNFTDNYAQGGGAIYAGGYFSIDGCNFIGNSADTSIGGAIFIEGEGSVVDCSFSQNGGCAIHSSGNLTVLTSNFTDNYGPYGGAIHSTGNITVLNSNFIGSSADENGGAVYSSGEGSFTQCNFMGSSSYEGGGAIYSTGNLSVLDSNFTGNSISYEGGGAIYSTSNLYVSNSRFVGNSANIYRGRGGAIYADGKGSLVDCTFQDCSAKDGGGAIYFGEHANISIVNGLFDNNSPNDFNSGNVTTNNVTVSSHMDVNLNKTIIYKFDGIQIDIKFNEEVTGNISIIINGVEELFSPAYGSISFSKYNLEPGKYDLIVKYSGNDVFSPCIKTAAFEVAAASFKDLQKSINNVHRSEFDLDKNYTYVDYVDDNSPIFIRKNFKIYGNGYTIDAANANALFYIENANVEFHDINFKNGINYKEFGAISLNNSNLIISNSNFVNFEGQNGGAIYALSGLLYATDSNFTDCTVSGSGGAIYGADIVVRDCNFIDCSAKDKGGAIYSTACSNVFDSNFTNTFSYGGGAVYSSQFLNVINSNFENIRTLEKWWDGYDGGAVYAATNGTVKGSTFRECSATGRGGAVYAEGCLDVSDSIFIDNSANGGGAIYSYQSLNVANSDFVHDRTCGDWFAHNFCGGAINCEGNVTVVSSRFMDCFANDGSGGAVFAAGNLNVSDSNFTHNSAYEGGSLYSDANVSASGSSFINCSGAAMCAYGNIGIVDCSFANNAFIKNYWSGDEGTIRGTGISIINSTFSSSSISFNSINFTVVNSTFVDSPISCDSSNFTVDSCVFTDASGNAPISSSSSTLKISNSIFEDNYGRDAGAIYSKGNLTVVNSNFTHNSAHDGGYWDDYPGIIYSNGNLTVVNSSFVNNFVNVEYGYIAAVFAVSNLSIINSSFINNTNCNQDNLIYINPYARMPYVDCRFIPVIFIPDKSFGDLTVKNSTFGGEYPTYSGLIHMYRNYLIFESNQYSDESYATLEINDKLFNQTLSSGSTSFNLSGYAPDLYDVIIMYSGDDSYDGLEMNISLLIGFVKIKITVPDVTMDYGDYKSLKITLTEDGVPIEDAKVNINIGGKNYIRYTDYMGRAYLSLNLDAGVYNAVVSYEGVFANATVTVNPLATETKLSYSKDGYDSVTLNAEIDSYQASGEVVFIVNGNNYTSKVEYGQATYTLNDMDVGNYTVQAFYKGNKNYINSTSNSVSFEIEQSSYALDVDDVTMDYGDYEYLTVTLTDDGSPVAYEDIDIEIDGETYTRTTDEDGVASMFIYLDAGVYTAFVSYQDVSANATVTVNPSATEITLSYTKESSDSVILSVMISPSLDDGDLIFTVNGEDYYSEICDGEATYDLWGLDVGNYTVQAFYGGDNNHLNSTSNKIIFEIGESSIVLDVEDVEMDYGDYGYLTVTLTEDGYPIADADIYIEIDGVIYTRTTDDDGESSILLDLDAGVYDAYVTYEDYSTTAIVTVNPLSTNTTLAFVENRNNVTLTAAVTPSDAYGEIIFTVNGEKYYIDFIGGKAILNLTDLAVGDYTVVAEYCCEDDNYESSMSNEVSFNVEKAKNNLTLKASTTPIAVGQVAIIVVEGFENATGNASARVGNGIYFASIDGGIAVFRISGLIANDTALISYPGDDKYNNASTSVDIIVNPAPVIPKDNLTLVASTAPITVGQVAIVVVEGFENATGNASARVGNGVYFAPINGGSAVFRIQDLVENTTALISYPGDDKYNNAFTTVDIVVIPKENLTLVASTTPITVGQVAIVVVEGFENATGNASARVGNGIYFASIDDGIAVFRISDLIANDTALISYPGDDNYNEASTSIDIIVNPVDTNITLSFAVNGNNVTLTADVRPSDLTGEVIFNVNGENYTAQIANSKAIYTLANLEAESYVANAFYAGNATYKSCQSNEVSFNISDDYFVITAPDLEKYYHGPERFAVTLTDSKGNPVTNASVSININGNDYTRVTDDKGVASMAINLNSGVYDVTTKYNASEVKSTVTIKATVSGENITKMFRNGTQYYATFYDTKGNTLANNTAVEFNINGVFYTRYTNEKGVARMNINLNPGEYVITAKNPNSTE, encoded by the coding sequence ATGAAGCGAAAAATACTGCTTTTAATTTGTTTGATTTTATTCATCGTCTCAATAGCTGGCGTATCTGCCGTAGACGATTTAAATCAGACAGTTGACGAGGATACTTTAAGCGTATCTTTCAATGAGGATAGTATTGTCTCATTGGATGATAAGGATACTATTGATTTGCAAAAAATGATTGATGATGCTGAAAACGGTTCATCAATAACTTTAGAAAAGGATTATAAACTTAATTTTATAGCTTCATCTGGAGGATTACATGTTAATAAAGTATTGACTATTGAAGGTAACGGGCATGTTATTGATGCTTTAGGATTATCCAGGATTTTTTACGTTGGTTCAGATTCAATAACTTTGAAGAATATTGCTTTTAAACATGGTTCTGCTGAAGAGGAGGGTGGTGCAATTTATTCTATTGGTGATATTAATCTTTTTGGATGTAGCTTAATAGATTGTCATGCAGAGTATGGTGGTGCTGTTTATTCTTTAGGCAATGTTAATCTTGTTGATTGTACTATTACTAATTGTCATGGCTCTGGTAGCGGTGCTGTTTATGCGGATAGTGTCAATGCTGTTCGCACCAGTTTTCTAAATTGTATTTCTCACGATATGGGTGCTGGCATCTTTTCTGGTGGTGATGTCACTCTCGTTGATTGTAAATTTGAAAATTGTAAAAATGAAGAGTCTGTTGGCGGTGCCGTTTATTCTGTGAAAGGTAATGTCTCTGCTATCGGTTCTACTTTTTTAAATTGTTTTTCTGAATTTTGGGGTGCTGCAATCTTCGGTGAAAAAAATATTGATGTTGTTAATTGTACTTTCCTAGCCAATACTGGAGAGGGCTTTGGTCACTATATTGGTGGCGGTGCCATTTATTCTTCAGGTAATCTGACTGTTTTAACCTCCAATTTTACAGATAACTATGCTCAGGGAGGAGGTGCCATCTATGCGGGAGGTTATTTCTCTATTGATGGTTGTAATTTCATAGGCAATTCTGCTGATACCAGTATCGGAGGTGCCATTTTTATTGAGGGTGAAGGAAGTGTTGTTGATTGCAGTTTTTCACAAAATGGTGGATGTGCCATTCATTCTTCAGGTAATCTGACTGTTTTAACTTCCAATTTCACAGATAACTATGGTCCATATGGTGGTGCTATTCATTCCACTGGAAATATCACTGTTTTGAATTCTAATTTTATAGGCTCTTCTGCCGATGAAAACGGGGGTGCTGTTTACTCTTCCGGTGAAGGTAGTTTCACTCAATGTAATTTTATGGGTTCTTCTTCCTACGAGGGTGGTGGTGCTATTTATTCCACAGGTAATCTTTCTGTTTTAGATTCCAATTTCACAGGCAATTCTATCAGTTACGAGGGTGGTGGCGCTATTTATTCGACCAGCAATCTTTACGTTTCTAATTCCAGATTTGTTGGAAATTCTGCAAATATATATAGAGGTCGTGGTGGCGCAATATATGCCGACGGTAAGGGCAGTTTAGTTGATTGTACTTTCCAGGATTGTTCTGCCAAGGATGGTGGAGGCGCAATTTACTTTGGAGAACATGCTAATATAAGTATTGTAAACGGTCTTTTTGATAATAATTCTCCAAATGACTTTAATTCAGGTAATGTGACTACGAATAATGTTACGGTTTCATCACATATGGATGTAAATCTTAATAAAACCATAATCTACAAGTTTGATGGAATTCAAATTGACATAAAATTTAATGAAGAAGTTACGGGTAACATCAGCATCATTATTAATGGCGTAGAAGAATTGTTTTCTCCGGCTTATGGTTCAATATCTTTCTCTAAATATAATTTAGAACCTGGAAAATATGACTTAATCGTAAAATATAGTGGGAATGATGTGTTTTCACCCTGCATAAAAACCGCTGCTTTTGAAGTTGCAGCAGCATCATTTAAGGATTTGCAGAAATCCATAAATAATGTCCATCGCAGTGAATTTGATTTGGATAAAAATTATACTTATGTCGATTATGTTGACGATAATTCTCCAATATTCATTAGAAAAAACTTCAAGATTTATGGAAATGGCTATACAATAGATGCGGCTAATGCCAACGCCCTATTTTACATTGAAAATGCCAATGTCGAATTCCATGATATTAATTTTAAAAACGGAATAAATTATAAGGAATTTGGCGCAATATCTTTAAACAATAGTAATTTAATAATTTCCAATTCCAATTTCGTTAATTTTGAAGGGCAAAACGGCGGTGCCATATATGCTCTTAGCGGACTTTTATACGCAACGGATTCTAATTTCACAGATTGTACTGTCAGTGGAAGCGGCGGTGCTATCTATGGTGCAGATATTGTTGTTAGGGATTGTAATTTCATTGATTGTTCTGCAAAGGATAAGGGTGGTGCCATTTATTCCACTGCATGTTCAAATGTCTTCGATTCCAATTTCACAAATACATTTTCTTATGGGGGAGGTGCTGTTTATTCCTCTCAATTTTTAAATGTCATAAATTCCAATTTTGAAAATATTCGCACCCTGGAAAAGTGGTGGGATGGATATGACGGTGGTGCTGTTTATGCCGCCACCAATGGTACTGTTAAAGGTTCTACTTTCAGGGAATGTTCTGCCACCGGTAGAGGTGGTGCCGTTTATGCTGAAGGCTGTTTGGATGTTAGTGATTCAATTTTCATTGATAATTCTGCTAACGGTGGTGGCGCTATCTATTCATATCAATCATTGAATGTTGCAAACTCTGATTTTGTGCATGATCGGACTTGTGGTGATTGGTTTGCCCATAATTTTTGTGGTGGCGCTATTAATTGTGAAGGCAATGTCACTGTTGTTAGCTCAAGATTTATGGACTGTTTTGCTAATGATGGGTCAGGAGGTGCTGTCTTTGCTGCAGGCAATTTAAATGTCAGTGATTCTAATTTCACCCATAACTCTGCTTATGAGGGAGGCTCCCTTTATTCAGATGCTAATGTCAGTGCTTCAGGCTCCAGCTTCATAAACTGTTCTGGTGCGGCCATGTGTGCTTATGGCAATATTGGAATTGTTGATTGCAGTTTTGCAAATAACGCATTCATTAAAAATTATTGGAGTGGTGACGAAGGCACTATCCGTGGCACTGGAATAAGCATTATCAATTCTACTTTTTCAAGTTCCAGCATTTCCTTTAATTCCATTAATTTCACGGTTGTTAATTCAACTTTTGTGGACTCTCCAATTTCTTGCGATTCCAGTAATTTCACTGTTGATTCATGTGTTTTCACTGATGCTTCTGGAAATGCACCTATCTCTTCTTCATCAAGCACTTTAAAAATAAGCAATTCCATTTTTGAAGATAATTATGGTCGGGATGCTGGTGCAATTTATTCTAAGGGTAATTTAACAGTCGTAAATTCAAATTTTACTCATAATTCAGCTCATGATGGAGGTTATTGGGACGATTATCCAGGTATAATTTATTCCAATGGTAATTTAACTGTCGTAAATTCAAGCTTTGTGAATAATTTTGTTAATGTGGAATATGGTTATATTGCTGCAGTTTTTGCAGTATCTAACCTTAGCATAATCAATTCAAGCTTTATTAATAATACGAATTGCAATCAGGATAATCTTATTTATATCAATCCTTATGCGCGTATGCCTTATGTCGATTGTCGCTTCATACCGGTAATTTTCATTCCCGATAAAAGTTTTGGTGATTTAACAGTTAAAAATTCTACTTTTGGTGGAGAATATCCAACATATTCTGGTTTAATCCATATGTATAGAAATTATCTGATATTTGAATCAAATCAGTATTCAGATGAAAGCTATGCAACATTGGAAATTAATGATAAACTATTTAATCAAACCTTAAGTTCCGGTTCCACTTCTTTTAATTTAAGCGGATACGCACCTGATTTATATGATGTTATAATTATGTATTCTGGCGATGATTCCTATGATGGTTTGGAAATGAATATTTCCCTTTTAATAGGCTTTGTTAAAATTAAAATTACAGTTCCTGATGTCACAATGGATTATGGTGATTATAAAAGTTTAAAAATTACTTTAACTGAAGATGGAGTTCCTATTGAGGATGCAAAGGTTAATATTAATATTGGTGGTAAAAATTACATCAGATATACTGATTATATGGGAAGGGCTTATTTGTCTCTTAATTTAGATGCGGGAGTTTATAATGCAGTTGTCAGTTATGAAGGGGTTTTTGCCAATGCTACAGTCACTGTCAATCCATTAGCTACTGAAACTAAATTATCATACAGTAAAGATGGCTATGATTCAGTGACTTTAAATGCTGAAATTGATTCTTATCAAGCATCAGGGGAAGTCGTATTCATTGTAAATGGCAATAACTATACTTCGAAAGTTGAATACGGCCAAGCCACTTACACTTTAAATGATATGGATGTCGGCAATTATACCGTCCAGGCATTCTATAAAGGCAATAAAAATTACATTAATTCAACTTCCAATTCAGTAAGCTTTGAAATCGAGCAATCTTCCTACGCTTTGGATGTTGATGACGTTACAATGGATTATGGGGATTACGAATATTTAACAGTTACCTTGACTGATGACGGAAGCCCTGTTGCTTATGAAGACATTGATATTGAAATTGATGGGGAAACTTACACAAGAACTACGGACGAAGACGGAGTTGCTTCAATGTTCATTTATCTTGATGCCGGCGTTTATACGGCTTTTGTCAGTTATCAGGACGTTTCCGCTAATGCTACAGTTACTGTAAATCCGTCAGCTACTGAGATTACATTGTCCTACACTAAAGAGAGTAGTGATTCAGTTATATTGAGCGTTATGATTTCACCGTCACTAGATGATGGAGATTTGATTTTCACGGTTAACGGTGAAGATTATTATTCAGAGATTTGTGACGGTGAAGCCACCTACGATTTATGGGGTTTGGATGTTGGCAATTATACCGTTCAGGCATTCTATGGAGGCGATAATAATCATCTTAATTCAACTTCCAATAAAATAATCTTTGAAATTGGTGAATCTTCAATTGTTTTGGATGTTGAGGATGTTGAAATGGATTATGGCGATTATGGCTATTTAACGGTCACATTAACTGAAGATGGATATCCTATTGCTGATGCTGATATTTATATTGAAATTGATGGCGTTATATACACAAGAACTACCGATGATGATGGTGAATCTTCAATTCTTCTTGACTTGGATGCTGGCGTTTATGACGCTTATGTCACTTACGAAGATTATTCTACTACTGCAATAGTCACTGTTAATCCGCTAAGCACAAACACGACTTTAGCATTTGTTGAAAATCGCAATAACGTTACTTTAACGGCAGCTGTTACTCCATCTGATGCATATGGTGAGATAATATTTACAGTAAACGGTGAAAAATATTATATTGATTTCATTGGCGGAAAAGCAATCTTGAATTTAACCGATTTGGCTGTGGGTGATTATACTGTTGTTGCCGAATATTGTTGTGAGGACGATAACTATGAATCTTCCATGTCAAATGAGGTTTCATTTAATGTTGAAAAAGCTAAAAATAATTTAACTTTAAAAGCTTCTACAACTCCTATTGCTGTTGGTCAGGTGGCTATTATTGTTGTTGAAGGTTTTGAGAATGCTACTGGTAATGCTTCTGCTCGTGTTGGCAATGGCATTTATTTCGCTTCAATTGATGGGGGTATTGCTGTATTTAGAATTTCCGGTTTAATTGCTAACGATACTGCATTAATTAGTTATCCTGGTGATGATAAGTATAATAACGCTTCAACTAGTGTTGACATTATCGTTAATCCGGCTCCGGTAATTCCTAAGGACAATTTGACTTTAGTAGCTTCCACAGCTCCGATTACTGTTGGTCAGGTTGCTATTGTTGTTGTTGAAGGATTTGAAAATGCTACTGGTAATGCTTCTGCTCGTGTTGGTAATGGTGTTTATTTTGCTCCAATTAATGGTGGCAGTGCTGTATTTAGAATTCAGGATTTAGTTGAAAACACAACTGCGTTAATTAGTTATCCTGGTGATGATAAGTATAATAATGCTTTTACTACTGTTGATATTGTTGTTATTCCTAAGGAGAATTTGACTTTAGTGGCTTCTACTACTCCGATTACTGTTGGTCAGGTTGCTATTGTTGTTGTTGAAGGTTTTGAGAATGCTACTGGTAATGCTTCTGCTCGTGTTGGCAATGGTATTTACTTTGCTTCAATTGATGACGGTATTGCTGTATTCAGAATTTCTGATTTAATTGCTAATGATACTGCATTAATTAGTTATCCTGGTGATGATAACTACAATGAAGCATCAACAAGCATTGATATTATCGTTAATCCGGTTGATACAAATATTACTTTATCATTTGCCGTTAATGGTAATAATGTTACATTAACTGCTGATGTCCGTCCGTCTGATTTAACTGGTGAAGTCATATTCAATGTTAACGGTGAAAATTACACTGCTCAAATAGCTAATTCTAAAGCGATTTACACGTTGGCTAATCTGGAAGCAGAATCATATGTCGCTAATGCATTTTATGCAGGCAATGCTACGTATAAATCTTGCCAGTCCAATGAGGTTTCATTCAATATCAGTGACGATTACTTTGTAATTACTGCTCCGGACTTAGAAAAGTATTATCATGGTCCTGAACGCTTTGCAGTTACTTTAACTGACAGCAAAGGAAATCCTGTCACTAATGCAAGCGTTTCCATTAACATTAACGGAAACGACTACACAAGAGTAACTGATGATAAAGGTGTTGCTTCAATGGCAATTAACTTAAACAGTGGCGTTTACGATGTTACAACCAAATACAATGCTTCTGAAGTAAAATCAACCGTAACAATCAAAGCTACTGTCAGTGGAGAAAACATAACCAAGATGTTTAGAAACGGAACGCAGTACTATGCTACCTTCTATGATACAAAAGGTAACACTTTAGCCAATAACACGGCAGTCGAGTTCAACATCAACGGTGTTTTCTATACCCGTTACACCAACGAGAAAGGTGTTGCACGTATGAACATCAACCTGAACCCTGGCGAGTACGTAATTACGGCTAAAAACCCTAATTCAACCGAACA
- a CDS encoding coenzyme F420-0:L-glutamate ligase produces MRCVGTVIRGIRTPIVKENDDLPTIVVDSVMAAKESEGFEFRDKDIVAITEAVVGISEGNYVTVDDIAQDVASKFPSKNIGVVNPILSRNRFSIVLKGIARGMDKITLQTSFPADEVGNGILDEELLNESEYNLGSVITEKQYTETFGSWIHPFTGINMIDFYRELIEEEDCEVEFVFSNDIKTILDYNTDILTCDIHTREKTVKTLKDEGANVFGLHQILTEPVGDSGCNPDYGLLGSNKATEEKLKLFPKTGDAVVNEVQKRLIDLTGKQIEVMVYGDGAFKDPVGKIWELADPVVSPAHTSGLIGTPNEIKLKYVSDNKFADLKGDELKEAIKEEIRNKDKDLTGQMITEGTTPRVLTDLIGSLCDLTSGSGDKGTPVVFIQGYFDNLSND; encoded by the coding sequence ATGAGATGTGTGGGTACTGTCATACGTGGAATAAGAACGCCTATCGTTAAGGAAAACGATGATTTGCCAACAATTGTTGTTGATTCAGTTATGGCTGCAAAGGAAAGTGAAGGATTTGAATTTAGAGACAAGGATATCGTTGCAATCACCGAAGCGGTTGTAGGAATTTCAGAAGGAAACTATGTAACCGTCGATGATATCGCTCAAGATGTAGCAAGCAAGTTCCCGTCCAAAAACATTGGTGTTGTAAACCCGATTTTAAGCAGGAACAGGTTTTCAATCGTTTTAAAGGGTATTGCAAGAGGAATGGATAAGATTACATTGCAGACTTCCTTCCCGGCAGATGAGGTCGGAAACGGAATATTGGATGAAGAGCTCTTAAACGAAAGCGAATACAACTTGGGAAGCGTTATCACAGAAAAACAGTACACTGAAACCTTCGGCTCATGGATTCACCCGTTCACCGGAATCAACATGATTGACTTTTACCGTGAACTCATAGAAGAGGAAGACTGTGAAGTCGAATTCGTATTCTCAAACGACATAAAGACAATCCTTGACTACAACACGGACATTTTAACCTGTGACATTCACACAAGGGAGAAAACAGTTAAAACCCTCAAGGATGAGGGAGCAAACGTCTTTGGACTGCACCAGATTTTAACCGAACCTGTCGGTGACTCAGGATGCAACCCTGACTATGGTTTACTAGGTTCTAATAAAGCTACAGAAGAAAAATTAAAGCTCTTCCCTAAAACGGGCGATGCAGTAGTCAATGAAGTTCAAAAAAGACTGATTGACTTAACCGGAAAGCAAATCGAGGTTATGGTTTACGGTGACGGAGCATTCAAGGATCCTGTTGGAAAAATCTGGGAGCTAGCTGACCCTGTAGTTTCACCTGCACACACAAGCGGACTTATAGGAACTCCAAACGAAATCAAGCTCAAATACGTTTCTGACAACAAATTTGCTGATTTAAAAGGTGACGAATTGAAAGAAGCAATCAAAGAAGAAATCAGAAACAAGGACAAGGACTTAACCGGCCAGATGATTACCGAAGGAACCACTCCAAGGGTATTGACTGACTTAATCGGTTCATTATGTGACCTCACAAGCGGTTCCGGAGACAAGGGAACTCCTGTCGTATTTATTCAGGGATATTTCGACAACCTGTCCAACGACTAA
- a CDS encoding aspartate kinase, with amino-acid sequence MDLIVVKFGGMSLGDGLRIKNAAKSVVNEYMKGNQIAVVASAANKTVEELIEADLSDRQKAEIMAMGELTSARLFSSAIESLGVKSEFIDPYNELWPIMTDSNLLNAKIDLKTTNKKAGGIKELLNQGIVPVICGFLGKDPDGEITTLEMGGSDITTFLMGRYLKASEVIFVTDVDGVMSTDPEKIEDAELLSEISAEELVDLTALSVQVIHPRALAYKDPSISAKIINSKYNDLSVNGTRITGPSDDNSFKSVTLYENPVSLIAVVGAGIPEKSVRLAKVTSSLAENDINILGISAGHDSLTVFVEKAQSDKAYHILHNVVIENNSFSSLSLGDDASMIIIAGSNFAGETQGIISDITEELQKNGIRIIEISSSQTTIILYVDSENGKKAADLLSEVFEE; translated from the coding sequence ATGGATTTGATAGTAGTTAAATTCGGAGGCATGTCTCTGGGAGACGGATTAAGAATAAAAAATGCTGCAAAGTCAGTGGTGAATGAGTATATGAAAGGCAATCAAATCGCAGTAGTGGCATCAGCAGCCAACAAGACTGTCGAGGAATTGATTGAAGCCGATTTAAGCGACAGGCAAAAGGCGGAAATCATGGCCATGGGCGAGCTGACCAGCGCAAGGTTGTTTTCATCAGCCATTGAATCACTGGGAGTGAAATCCGAATTTATAGATCCATATAATGAATTATGGCCAATAATGACCGATTCAAATTTATTGAACGCCAAAATTGATTTAAAAACCACCAATAAAAAAGCCGGAGGAATTAAGGAACTCCTGAATCAGGGCATAGTCCCAGTCATCTGCGGATTTTTAGGCAAAGACCCGGACGGAGAAATCACCACTCTCGAAATGGGTGGAAGCGACATTACAACATTTTTAATGGGACGTTACCTGAAAGCCAGTGAAGTAATCTTCGTCACAGATGTGGATGGAGTGATGTCAACCGATCCTGAAAAAATCGAAGATGCAGAACTTTTAAGTGAAATCAGCGCCGAGGAATTGGTTGATTTGACAGCTTTAAGCGTTCAAGTTATCCATCCCCGCGCATTGGCATATAAAGATCCGTCAATATCAGCCAAAATCATTAATTCCAAATACAATGATTTAAGCGTGAACGGCACGCGCATTACAGGACCTTCTGACGATAATTCCTTTAAATCCGTGACCCTATATGAAAATCCCGTTTCGCTTATAGCTGTTGTCGGTGCCGGAATTCCTGAAAAGTCCGTGCGTTTGGCAAAAGTGACTTCCAGTTTGGCTGAAAACGACATCAACATATTGGGCATTTCCGCCGGACACGATTCATTGACCGTATTTGTTGAAAAAGCACAGTCCGATAAGGCATATCACATATTGCACAATGTAGTGATTGAAAATAATAGCTTTAGTTCATTATCATTGGGTGATGACGCCTCCATGATTATTATTGCAGGCTCAAATTTCGCCGGCGAAACGCAGGGAATCATTTCAGATATTACAGAAGAGCTGCAGAAAAACGGCATCAGGATAATTGAGATTTCATCTTCCCAAACGACAATAATATTGTATGTGGATTCGGAAAACGGCAAAAAAGCTGCGGATTTGCTTAGTGAAGTTTTTGAGGAATAA